GGCCGGCGGCTGGGTTGGCCTCCTGGACTCCTTCGTCGCGTTCTACCTGTGCTCAGCCATCGTTCTCAACGACATCAGCGGGCGGGGCCTGCTGCCGATCTGGCCGGGCAGGCGGGCGGCGCACTCGGCCTGAGTGGACCGCGAGCGACAACTGGAACCCTCCGGTGGGCCGGTCCTGGCCGCCGAGATTTCCGCGGCGGCCAGGACATCAGCCGGAAGCGGGAGGAGACCAAGCGCCTCGCACGCGTCGCGCCGCTCGAGCTCGGCATGCCGTCCACTCGTTGACGCTCGCCCGTGTCCAGCAGTGCAGGTGGTAGGCATAGACGGTGGTCAGCCAACTGCCTGTCAACGAACAACTCGACGCCTTCCAAGAGGTGCTCTCGCGCAACGAGGTGCTGACGGAGGTGCTGTCCCGGTCGGCGTCGCTGGGATTACCCGGCTGGTATCTGACGGCGGGCTGTCTGTTCCAGACCGTCTGGAACGCGGTCACCAGCCAGGTCCCAGGTGACGGCATCAAGGACTACGACCTGTTCTACTTCGACGCCACCGATCTGTCCTGGGAGGCGGAGGATGCGGTGATCCAGTCAGCGAAGCATGTCTTCGCCGACATCCCCGTCGAGGTGGAGATCCGCAACGAGGCACGTGTCCATCTCTGGTACGAGGAGAAGTTCGGGACGCCATGTCCTGCCCACTTGTCCACCGAGGACGCGATCGACTCCTTCGCCGCGACCACGTGCTGTCTGGGGGTCCGCCTCGAACCAGGCGGGCGCTGGCGCGTCTACGCCCCGCACGGGCTGTCCGACGTGTTCAACCTCGTCGTCCGCCCGAATCCGGTGCTGGCACCGCGTGCCGTCTACGAGGCCAAGGCCAGTCGCTGGCTCCGCCAGTGGCCCGAGCTGACCGTCTTGCCCTGGCCGACAGCGGCAACCTCACCGTTGCAGTCAGCTTGACAAGTGCTGAGAAATTTCGAGTTGCGGAAGGTCGCGTTGGGAACCTGCCGGCCGTGATTGTGGATCCCCTTATGCGCACCCCTTGAGCGCAAGCGTGACTGTGACTTATATCTGTCACTTGTGACCGCTATCTCTCACCACGGGGTCCGAGTTGGTCGGCTGCCGCCCGGTGTGCCGCTTCAACCCAGCTTCGGCGGGGTGCCGGTCTGCGGTTTCGTCGAGTTCGGCGGCGAGTCGTCTTTCGTAAGGGCTGAGTGCGGCGGTGTGGCCGGGCGGTGCGGCCGACGCGTCGTTCCCCCTCGGCTATCCGACGCTCATTTCGATCCTGCTGGGTTTTCTCGGCTGTGTCCTCGGCTCGAAGCTGAGCCCGGTACCGGAGGACGACACGAAGTTCACCGAGCGGCGCGTCCGCACCGCGGCCGGTCTCGGGGCCGAGAAGGCGTGAAACGTCGTGAAGGGCGCTCCCCACAACGGGAAGAGCGCCCTTCACGGTCCTCCCGGGGTTCAGAGCGAGGCGTAGAGCGCCCGCTCGAAATCTGCGTACATCTGTAACTGCCCCGGCGGGACGAACGGCAACGACTGCGAGTAGATCGCGCCGGTGACGCCGTTGGCCGGGTCGACCCAGAAGTGCGTGTTGCACAATCCCGCCCACGCACCGCTGCCGGGTGCGCGCATGCCCGGCTCCTGGGCCGTGGTGAGCACCAGGCCCCAGCCCCACTTGAGGCCCGGGCCGAGGTCGAGCTCGTGCGTCGTAGCCGGGTCCGCGGTCGGGATGTGCGCCGGGAACTCCATCTCGCCCACCTGATTGGTGAATGCCTCGTCCACAGTGGACTGCCGGAGCACCTCGACCCCGTCGAGCGTGCCGCCGCCGAGCAGCATGCGCTGGAACTTCACGTAGTCGCGCGGCGTGGAGTAGAGCCCGTGGCCGGCGGTGTAGTACTCAGGCTCGGTGGCCAGGTCGATCTCGGTGACCGCCCACGTGCCGTCCTCACCCTGCACGTGGACGGGGACCAGGTTGGCCCGCTGCTCGGCGCTCGCGACGAACGTGGTCTCCGTCATGCCGAGCGGTCCGGTGATGTTCTCCTTGAAGTAGACGTCCAGCGGCTTGCCGGACGCGGCCTCGACGACCCGGCCGAGCCAGTCGGTGTTGATGCCGTACTCGAATTTCGTGCCGGGGTCGGCCACCATCGGCGCCTTGAAACTCGCGGTTTTGCCGGCCAGCACGTTCGGCGTGCCGGTGGCCTGCTCCCACTTGACGATGTCCGCGTTCCAGAACCAGTAGCTCAGGCCGCTCGTGTGCGTCACCAGCTGCGCGACAGTCGCACGGCTAGCGGGCGGGCGCAGCACCGGGTTTTCGCCGTCGAAGCCCTCCAGCACCTGGACATCGGCGAACTCGGGCCGGTAGGTGTCGATGGGGGCGTCGAACTCGAGCTCGCCGCGGTCGCGCAGCTGCAGCGCGGCCACGGTGCCCACCATCTTCGTCATGGACATGATCCGGAAGTGCGACTCGGCCGAGACCGGCTCCGGCGCCCCCGCGGCACGAGGTCCGGCCGCGCCTTCGTAAATGATGCCGTCCCGATCCGCCGCGACGGCGACTACGTTGGGCGCGTGCCCAGCGCCGACCGCGTCTCGTAGCACTCGGTCGATAGCCGAGGTGTCGATCGTCGAAGTCGTGCTCACCATTGAGTTCTCCTCATCACGTGGGTCTTGCCGGAACGACGGCCAGCACGATGTCGGCCTGCGTCCGGCCGCCACCAGCGTCCTCGCCCTGGGCCGACGACGCGGAGCCTGTGTGCCGCCGGCGTCGCGTTCGGCCACGTGCTCGAGCCCGGCGAACGAGAGCCGGATCGGGTCCGGCGGCCAACCGCTCCCGGAAGCGGTAGCGGTCGTCGCCGACGTGCTTGGTGAGCTCCGCACCCGGACCGGACGAGGAAGCGTCATCACCGCTTTCCCCTCGTCGCAAAACGGTACGCGCGCGCCAGCTCACACGCACCCAGCGTGGACAGCAGCCGGCGCCGGGAGGCGGGCAAGCCGTGCGGGTCCCCGGCGATGTCGACGAGCTCGCCGGCGAGCTCCGCCGCCGGTTCAGCGAGGGCACCCGCGTCGCCTCCGGCATCGCGGTGACATCAAGAGTGACCGCCCGGTCGGACACACCGAAAGCCGTCAGCACGGCCTCCTCCACCTGCCCACCGGCCACCCGGACCCGGATCACGACGCCGGCGAGCACGAAGTCGCCGTGGCGCCGGGCGACCTCGGCGAACCCGAAGCCCTCCCCGCACGCTGCAGCGGCAACCGGTCGGCGGCGCACGTCCTCAGAGCCGAGGTCGCTCCACTGCGCACCGTTGAAAAACCCGGGGTGAATAAACTCCTCACCACCGGGGGTCCGACCTCTATCGGCAAAAGGTCGGCAGCGCACTCCCACGTCACTGACGTGGCCCGCCCCGGGCCGACCGTTCGGTTACCGCGATCTCGGCGCGCAGACGCGCGGTGGTCTGCTCATCGCGGCCACCGCTGAGCTCAAGCGCCGCGCGTAGCCGCGCGGTCGCGGCGTCTGGGTCACCGAGGTCGCCCATTACCAGGGCCTGCAGTTCGAGTGCGTCGGCCCGGCCCCAGCTGTCGATGGAGGCGGTGAAGTGGGCAACAGCCTGTTCGGCGCGGGCGAGGGTACGCAGGTTTTCGCTGAACCGGCGGTGTGCCACGACCCACCAACTGCCCGTGCAGTACTAGACGCGGGCGCTGCCCCCCTTGCATCTGGAGGCGAGCGGCAATGCGTCCATTCGGGTGCAGATCAGCTCCCAACTCGTCATCGGTACCGGGTAACAGCGTTCCGCCCTCGACCCGGAGCCGCCTCAAGCACCGAGGTGCACGGCGATCACTACCGCCCTACCAGCCACCCCGACAGGCGCGGTGTCTCCGCGTCGGGCCGGTGCCCGATGTCGCCAGCAAACCGTGGGAGACCGTGGGCTGAGGTTCGCGTTTTACGGGCGGATGTCCACGGTCGAGTTCCAGGATCGGACGACGTCGTTGGGCCGGCAGCGGGAGGTCGCCGACGAGACGATCCGAGGGCACGGCGTGATCGTGGCGGAGTACTTCGACGAAGGATGTTCACGTCGGCTACCGTGGTCCGAACGGCCGGCTGCGGCACAGCTGATGGCAGCTGCGCGGCAGCCGAACCGTTTGTTCGATGCTGTCGTCATCGGGGAGTACGAGCGAGCGTTCTACGGAGATCAGTTCGGCGCGGTGCTGACCGCGCTGCGGGTGCAAGGTATCGAGCTGTGGCTCTCCGAAGCGGACGGTCCGGTAAACCTCGACGACCCCGTGCACCAAGCGCTGATGCTCCTGCTCGGGTCCCAGTCGCGTCGCGAGGTGTTGCGAGCGCGGCACCGCGTGCCGGCAGCCATGCATACGCAGACCAGCGTTCAAGGGAGGTTCCTCGGCGGCCGACCACCATATGGGTACCGCCTGGCCGATGCCGGCCCACACCCTTAACCGGGCCCACGCAAACTGGGGTCGCCGCATGCACCGCCTGGAACCCGATCCGGCAACCGCGAAGTGGGTGCGATGGATCTTCGAGCAACGAGCCGCCGAACGTAGCGTGGCCGGCATCGCCCGGGAACTGAACCAACGCGGCGTTCCATGCCCGTCGAGCGCCGATCGGGACCGGAACCGACACCGGACGAGGCACGAGTGGATCGTCCGGACCGTGGTCGGGATCCTCGAGAACCCTCGATACACCGGGCGACAGGTGTGGAACCGGCACGGCGCCAGAACAGCCGCCCCGACCCGCCACCGTGCTCTCATTCGACCGTCGGCAGCACGAGGTTGGGCGCAGGTCCTTTCGCTCGGTCGTGGTGCTCGACACCTCGACGGTGGCTGAGGTGTCACAACATTCGTCCGCCACACCGAGCAGGACGCGCGACACCGTCACCCTGCGCTCGACGCGGGCTCCCACGCGGCGACCAGGTCCAGCAGACCGGGAAACCGGGCGTCGAGGTCTTCGGTGCGCACGCGGCTGCGGCGTTCCAGCCCGTACTGCCGCTGCCGCAGGACACCGGCTTCCCGCAACGCTTTGAAGTGGTGTGTCAAGGACGACTTCGGCCGGTCCAGCTCGAACCAGCCGCAGGTGTGGTCGTAGGCCTCGCGTTCCAGCAGCAGCTTGCGCACGATCGTCAGCCGCAAGGGGTCGCTCAGCGCGCCCAGCACCGCCTCCAGCCGGAGCTCCTCACGAGCCGGCTCCGCCAGCGCGGGTGGCAGATCCGCAGGAGCGGTGTCCGGGCCGGTCATGGTCGACGTGGTCATGGACACAGTCAACACCTCAGTACGAATAAAGTCGAACTAGCGCGGGTTCCAGAGTCACACCCGCATAGTTCGACCTCATTCGTACTGGAGTTCCCATGGTCGCAGTGCGCGACACCGCACCACCCCGGGCGAGCAGTCCGTGGCTGGCCGCGTGGCCGGTCACCGCCGTGTTCGTCCTGTCCAACGCCCCCACGCCGCTGTACGTGCTGTGGCAGCACCAATTGGGCTTCTCCGCCGGCACCCTGACGGTGATCTTCGCCGCCTACATCGCCGGCCTGCTGGCCGCGCTGCTGGTGGCCGGCCGCGCCTCGGACCGGATCGGCCGCAAGCCGGTCATCCTGCCCGGCCTGGTGCTCGCGCTGGTGGGCTGCGTGCTGTTCGCCACCGCCGGCTCCGTCGAGGTGCTGGCGCTCGCGCGCTTGCTCACCGGCGTCGCGGTGGGCATCACCGTGTCGGCGGGGATGGCGGCCGTCGTGGACGTCGGCGGCCCCGAACGGGCCCGCACCGCCACCCTGGCCGCGTCCACCGCGATGGTGTTCGGCGCCGGCCTGGGACCGCTGCTGGCCGGAGCCCTGTCCGAGACCCTCCCCGCGCCGACGGTGTCGATCTTCGTCCTCGCGGCCGTGCTCCTGCTCGCAGCCGCGGTCGTGGCCGCTCGGCTGCCGCTGAGCCGCCCGAGCGGCGACGCCGGCGGCGGCTGGGTTCGCGTGCCCGCCGTGCCGCGCGCCCACCACAAGCACGTCGCACTCGGCATCGCAGTCTTCGCGCCCGGCATCACCTCGACCTCGTTCGTGCTCTCGCTCGGCCCGGCCCTGCTGGCCGACGTGCTCGGCACCGCCAGCCGGCTGCTCGCCGGCGTCACCGC
The sequence above is a segment of the Amycolatopsis sp. 2-15 genome. Coding sequences within it:
- a CDS encoding MFS transporter, coding for MVAVRDTAPPRASSPWLAAWPVTAVFVLSNAPTPLYVLWQHQLGFSAGTLTVIFAAYIAGLLAALLVAGRASDRIGRKPVILPGLVLALVGCVLFATAGSVEVLALARLLTGVAVGITVSAGMAAVVDVGGPERARTATLAASTAMVFGAGLGPLLAGALSETLPAPTVSIFVLAAVLLLAAAVVAARLPLSRPSGDAGGGWVRVPAVPRAHHKHVALGIAVFAPGITSTSFVLSLGPALLADVLGTASRLLAGVTAFVMFGTATAVQFAAKRLGIRAVLLAGAISALACMVSLLAAVHAGWIAAIVVTAIFAGAAQGLGQLGGLTMISTHIAAHRRAEANALLNFGGYIPAALLPVATGYLSDSLGLATGTTIFAVVLSLAALAAGALVWRRTSTTRTDSPVESVRRRRRRSPVREGPAPQQVQRSL
- a CDS encoding serine hydrolase domain-containing protein, whose translation is MVSTTSTIDTSAIDRVLRDAVGAGHAPNVVAVAADRDGIIYEGAAGPRAAGAPEPVSAESHFRIMSMTKMVGTVAALQLRDRGELEFDAPIDTYRPEFADVQVLEGFDGENPVLRPPASRATVAQLVTHTSGLSYWFWNADIVKWEQATGTPNVLAGKTASFKAPMVADPGTKFEYGINTDWLGRVVEAASGKPLDVYFKENITGPLGMTETTFVASAEQRANLVPVHVQGEDGTWAVTEIDLATEPEYYTAGHGLYSTPRDYVKFQRMLLGGGTLDGVEVLRQSTVDEAFTNQVGEMEFPAHIPTADPATTHELDLGPGLKWGWGLVLTTAQEPGMRAPGSGAWAGLCNTHFWVDPANGVTGAIYSQSLPFVPPGQLQMYADFERALYASL
- a CDS encoding recombinase family protein, which gives rise to MHRLEPDPATAKWVRWIFEQRAAERSVAGIARELNQRGVPCPSSADRDRNRHRTRHEWIVRTVVGILENPRYTGRQVWNRHGARTAAPTRHRALIRPSAARGWAQVLSLGRGARHLDGG
- a CDS encoding ArsR/SmtB family transcription factor, which gives rise to MTTSTMTGPDTAPADLPPALAEPAREELRLEAVLGALSDPLRLTIVRKLLLEREAYDHTCGWFELDRPKSSLTHHFKALREAGVLRQRQYGLERRSRVRTEDLDARFPGLLDLVAAWEPASSAG
- a CDS encoding recombinase family protein — its product is MSTVEFQDRTTSLGRQREVADETIRGHGVIVAEYFDEGCSRRLPWSERPAAAQLMAAARQPNRLFDAVVIGEYERAFYGDQFGAVLTALRVQGIELWLSEADGPVNLDDPVHQALMLLLGSQSRREVLRARHRVPAAMHTQTSVQGRFLGGRPPYGYRLADAGPHP
- a CDS encoding nucleotidyltransferase family protein, whose protein sequence is MVSQLPVNEQLDAFQEVLSRNEVLTEVLSRSASLGLPGWYLTAGCLFQTVWNAVTSQVPGDGIKDYDLFYFDATDLSWEAEDAVIQSAKHVFADIPVEVEIRNEARVHLWYEEKFGTPCPAHLSTEDAIDSFAATTCCLGVRLEPGGRWRVYAPHGLSDVFNLVVRPNPVLAPRAVYEAKASRWLRQWPELTVLPWPTAATSPLQSA